A single region of the Sulfitobacter geojensis genome encodes:
- the rimK gene encoding 30S ribosomal protein S6--L-glutamate ligase — protein sequence MENLAFGWEEWVALPGLGLPAIKAKVDTGARTSALHAHDIETFGSAAHPKVRFNVHPIAGREDIVITCSAPLVDRREVTSSNGESEQRYVIETKLEVGGQSWPIEVTLTNRAGLTSRMLLGRQALNDHITISATERRLQPDLSYDVYHTAAVRKTAPKRALRIAVLSREDNYSTRRLVDVGEERGHTVEVIDTTRCYMAINAMAPEVHYDGKRLPRYDAVIPRIGASITPYGTAVIRQFETIGTYCVNGSAGITASRDKLHAHQVLASKKIGMPTTAFAASPKDTSNLMGLVGTAPLIVKLLESTQGKGVVLAETKKAAESVIDAFRGLKANFLVQDFVKEAAGEDIRCLVIAGKVVAAMKRTGADGDFRSNLHRGGSAKVVRISKEERDTALRAARAFGLGKAGVDLLRSESGPKVLEVNSSPGFEGIEKATGKDIVGKLYDEIEARVKPQPVRKRKGG from the coding sequence ATGGAAAATCTCGCTTTTGGTTGGGAAGAATGGGTGGCTTTGCCAGGGCTTGGCTTGCCCGCGATCAAAGCCAAAGTGGATACAGGCGCGCGCACCTCTGCCCTGCATGCCCATGACATCGAAACCTTCGGGTCTGCCGCCCACCCCAAGGTGCGCTTTAACGTGCATCCTATTGCGGGCCGCGAAGACATCGTGATCACCTGTTCGGCCCCCCTTGTGGACCGGCGCGAGGTGACCTCTTCCAACGGCGAATCCGAACAGCGCTATGTGATTGAAACCAAGCTGGAAGTCGGCGGGCAAAGCTGGCCGATCGAGGTGACCTTGACCAACCGCGCTGGACTGACCAGCCGGATGTTGCTGGGCCGTCAGGCGCTGAACGACCACATCACGATTTCCGCGACCGAGCGGCGTTTGCAACCGGATCTGAGCTATGACGTCTACCATACGGCAGCCGTGCGCAAAACCGCCCCCAAGCGCGCGTTGCGCATCGCGGTGTTAAGCCGCGAGGATAATTATTCCACCCGCCGTCTGGTCGACGTGGGCGAAGAGCGCGGTCATACCGTCGAAGTCATCGACACAACGCGGTGCTATATGGCGATCAATGCCATGGCACCGGAAGTGCACTATGACGGCAAACGCCTGCCCCGCTATGATGCGGTGATCCCGCGCATCGGCGCGTCGATCACGCCGTATGGCACCGCCGTGATCCGCCAGTTCGAAACCATCGGCACCTACTGTGTGAACGGTTCCGCAGGCATTACCGCCAGCCGCGACAAGCTGCATGCGCATCAGGTTTTGGCGTCCAAGAAAATCGGCATGCCGACAACCGCATTTGCTGCGTCTCCCAAGGACACGTCAAACCTGATGGGGTTGGTCGGCACGGCCCCCCTGATTGTGAAACTGCTGGAATCGACGCAGGGCAAAGGTGTTGTTCTGGCCGAAACCAAAAAGGCTGCAGAATCCGTGATCGACGCCTTTCGCGGCCTAAAGGCAAACTTCCTTGTTCAGGACTTCGTCAAGGAAGCGGCCGGCGAGGACATCCGTTGTCTGGTGATCGCAGGCAAAGTGGTTGCTGCGATGAAACGTACCGGTGCGGATGGGGATTTCCGTTCAAACCTGCACCGCGGCGGGTCGGCCAAGGTGGTGCGCATATCGAAAGAGGAACGCGATACCGCTCTGCGTGCCGCCCGTGCTTTTGGTTTGGGCAAGGCGGGTGTGGATTTGCTGCGCTCGGAGTCCGGCCCCAAGGTGTTGGAAGTCAACTCCTCCCCCGGTTTTGAAGGCATCGAAAAGGCTACTGGCAAGGACATTGTCGGCAAGCTTTATGACGAAATCGAAGCGCGGGTAAAACCGCAGCCCGTTAGAAAGCGCAAGGGCGGCTAG
- a CDS encoding NfeD family protein: MADYLTLWWVWICIALALGVVELLAPGFIFLGFAIGAVIMAGIVALISLSNIPALLALFAVLSLIAWIALKAAFRRQSSGARIVTRDINEN; this comes from the coding sequence ATGGCCGATTATCTCACGCTGTGGTGGGTCTGGATCTGTATCGCCCTTGCGCTTGGGGTGGTTGAACTGCTGGCCCCCGGTTTCATTTTCCTGGGCTTTGCCATTGGCGCTGTGATCATGGCGGGCATCGTCGCGTTGATCAGCCTTAGCAACATCCCGGCCCTTCTGGCCCTGTTTGCTGTGCTGTCCCTGATCGCGTGGATTGCCCTTAAGGCGGCGTTCCGCCGACAGTCCAGCGGTGCCCGCATCGTCACCCGCGATATCAACGAAAACTAA
- a CDS encoding SPFH domain-containing protein, with protein sequence MDIEALIIGILENNLAWLLLAALVVILIVKSVKIVPQSEQHVVERFGRLRAVLGPGINMIVPFIDRIAHKISILERQLPTASQDAITRDNVLTQVDTSVFYRITEPEKTVYRIRDVDSAISTTVAGIVRAEIGKMDLDEVQANRNSLIDTIKATVEQAVDDWGIEVTRAEILDVNLDAATRAAMMQQLNAERARRAQVTEAEGSKRAVELAADAELYASEQTAKARRVLAEAEAYATQVVAVAINENGIEAAQYQIALKQVEAVGAMSSGDGNQTVIVPAEAVAAFGDAFKLLKGRG encoded by the coding sequence GTGGATATTGAAGCGCTGATCATCGGCATTCTGGAAAACAACCTTGCGTGGCTGTTGCTGGCAGCCCTTGTTGTGATCTTGATTGTGAAATCGGTCAAGATTGTTCCGCAGTCAGAACAGCACGTTGTGGAACGCTTTGGCCGCCTGCGCGCCGTGCTTGGGCCGGGCATCAACATGATCGTGCCATTCATCGACCGCATCGCACATAAAATCTCCATCCTTGAACGCCAACTCCCCACTGCATCCCAAGACGCGATTACCCGCGACAACGTACTCACACAGGTCGATACTTCAGTGTTCTACCGCATCACCGAACCGGAAAAGACTGTTTACCGTATCCGTGACGTCGATAGCGCCATCTCGACGACCGTCGCAGGTATCGTGCGCGCCGAGATCGGCAAAATGGATCTGGATGAGGTTCAGGCGAACCGCAATTCGCTGATCGACACGATCAAGGCGACTGTGGAACAGGCGGTAGACGACTGGGGCATCGAAGTGACCCGCGCCGAAATTCTGGACGTGAACCTTGATGCCGCGACCCGCGCCGCGATGATGCAGCAGCTCAACGCGGAACGTGCGCGCCGTGCGCAGGTGACGGAGGCCGAAGGCTCCAAACGTGCGGTTGAACTGGCGGCTGACGCAGAACTTTACGCGTCCGAGCAAACCGCCAAGGCGCGCCGCGTTCTGGCCGAAGCCGAAGCTTACGCCACACAAGTGGTCGCCGTTGCCATCAACGAAAACGGGATTGAAGCGGCGCAATACCAGATTGCCCTGAAACAGGTCGAAGCCGTTGGCGCGATGAGCAGCGGTGACGGCAACCAGACGGTGATCGTTCCGGCCGAAGCGGTTGCCGCCTTTGGCGATGCCTTCAAATTGCTGAAAGGGCGCGGATGA
- the tgt gene encoding tRNA guanosine(34) transglycosylase Tgt: MSRITFEKHAQDGKARTGVIHTTRGDIRTPAFMPVGTAATVKAMMPESVAATGADILLGNTYHLMLRPTAERIARLGGLHKFMNWDKPILTDSGGFQVMSLADLRKLTERGVTFKSHIDGSKHEITPERSMEIQALLGSDIVMCFDECPALPADRDRIATSMELSMRWAKRSKEAFGDRPGHALFGIQQGGLEQDLRGQSAEALREIGFDGYAVGGLAVGEGQEAMFGCLDYAPDQLPEDKPRYLMGVGKPDDIVGAVKRGIDMMDCVLPSRSGRTGQVFTRAGVLNIKNARHADDPRPLDENCACPACTKYSRAYLHHVFRSQEMISGMLLTWHNLRYFQDIMDGMRTAIAAGTFEAWERDFHAGRAQGDIDPL; the protein is encoded by the coding sequence ATGTCCCGCATCACCTTTGAAAAACACGCCCAAGACGGCAAGGCACGCACTGGCGTGATCCACACCACACGTGGCGACATCCGCACACCTGCGTTCATGCCCGTGGGCACAGCGGCGACGGTCAAGGCGATGATGCCCGAAAGCGTTGCGGCGACAGGGGCAGATATCCTGCTGGGCAATACCTATCACCTGATGTTGCGGCCCACGGCTGAACGGATTGCGCGTTTGGGCGGGCTGCATAAATTCATGAACTGGGACAAGCCGATCCTGACGGATTCAGGCGGGTTTCAGGTGATGTCGCTGGCGGATTTGCGCAAGCTGACGGAACGGGGTGTTACCTTCAAAAGCCATATCGACGGGTCCAAGCACGAGATCACGCCGGAACGGTCGATGGAGATACAGGCATTGCTGGGCTCTGACATCGTGATGTGTTTCGACGAATGTCCGGCGCTGCCTGCGGATCGCGATCGCATTGCCACCAGCATGGAATTGTCGATGCGGTGGGCCAAGCGGTCCAAAGAAGCGTTTGGCGATCGTCCCGGCCACGCGCTTTTTGGCATCCAGCAGGGCGGGTTAGAACAGGATTTGCGCGGACAATCGGCAGAAGCGCTGCGTGAGATCGGTTTTGACGGCTACGCAGTGGGTGGTCTGGCCGTGGGCGAAGGGCAGGAAGCCATGTTTGGCTGTCTGGATTACGCGCCGGACCAACTGCCCGAGGACAAGCCGCGCTATCTGATGGGCGTGGGCAAGCCCGATGATATTGTGGGGGCTGTGAAACGCGGCATCGACATGATGGATTGCGTCCTGCCATCGCGTTCGGGACGTACCGGGCAGGTGTTCACGCGGGCAGGTGTATTGAACATCAAGAACGCACGGCATGCGGATGATCCGCGCCCCTTGGACGAAAACTGCGCCTGTCCGGCCTGCACGAAATATTCGCGGGCCTATCTCCACCATGTGTTCCGCAGTCAGGAAATGATCTCGGGGATGCTGCTGACATGGCACAATCTGCGCTACTTTCAGGACATCATGGACGGTATGCGCACAGCGATTGCGGCAGGGACGTTTGAGGCTTGGGAACGGGACTTTCACGCGGGGCGCGCGCAAGGGGACATCGATCCGCTCTGA
- a CDS encoding alkene reductase, with amino-acid sequence MTEKLFTPVTLGAIEAANRIAMAPLTRNRADNDTGEVSDMHVDYYSQRASAGLLITEAAQISAEGKGYFQTPGIYTDGQVAAWRKVTDAVHAKGGKIVIQLWHVGRISHTSLQPNGQAPVAPSALNADVKTFTTNGFEATSTPRALDVAEMERIVYDYAHAAEMAMRAGFDGVEVHAANGYLLDQFLKTGANKREDAYGGSLENRARLLMEVMAGVTDAIGAQRTGIRLSPFSPVNGITDANAQETFEYVIKGLNRFGLAYLHLVEGTTGGTRTLAEGEDLQALRALFDGAYMVNNGYDRDMALDAAQSGHADMIAIGRPYIANPDLVARFKQDAPLNEGDSKTYYGGGREGFTDYPTLDS; translated from the coding sequence ATGACAGAGAAACTGTTCACCCCGGTCACGCTGGGCGCAATTGAGGCAGCAAACCGCATCGCCATGGCGCCGCTGACGCGCAACCGTGCAGATAATGACACCGGCGAAGTCAGCGACATGCACGTTGATTATTACAGTCAACGCGCCAGCGCCGGCTTGCTGATTACCGAAGCCGCGCAGATCAGCGCAGAAGGCAAGGGATACTTCCAGACGCCGGGTATCTACACAGACGGCCAGGTCGCTGCATGGCGCAAGGTGACGGATGCTGTGCATGCAAAGGGCGGCAAGATCGTAATCCAGCTGTGGCATGTGGGGCGGATCAGCCACACGTCCCTGCAGCCGAACGGGCAGGCGCCTGTTGCGCCCTCGGCCCTGAACGCAGACGTGAAAACCTTTACAACCAACGGGTTTGAGGCGACATCGACACCGCGTGCGCTGGATGTCGCTGAAATGGAGCGGATCGTTTACGATTATGCCCATGCCGCCGAGATGGCGATGCGCGCGGGGTTTGACGGTGTCGAAGTGCACGCCGCCAACGGATACTTGCTGGACCAGTTCCTGAAGACCGGCGCGAACAAGCGCGAGGATGCATACGGCGGAAGCCTTGAGAACCGTGCGCGTCTGTTGATGGAAGTGATGGCCGGTGTGACCGATGCCATCGGTGCACAGCGCACCGGCATTCGCCTGTCGCCGTTCTCTCCGGTGAACGGGATCACGGATGCCAACGCGCAAGAAACCTTTGAATATGTGATTAAAGGGCTGAACCGGTTCGGGCTGGCCTATCTGCATCTCGTGGAGGGCACGACAGGCGGGACGCGCACGCTGGCCGAAGGCGAGGACCTGCAAGCGCTGCGGGCGCTGTTTGACGGGGCCTATATGGTTAACAACGGCTACGACCGCGATATGGCGCTGGACGCGGCGCAAAGCGGGCATGCGGATATGATTGCAATCGGACGTCCGTATATTGCCAACCCCGATCTGGTCGCGCGTTTCAAACAGGATGCGCCGCTGAACGAGGGCGATAGCAAAACCTATTATGGTGGGGGACGTGAAGGCTTCACCGATTATCCCACCTTGGACAGCTAG
- the lon gene encoding endopeptidase La produces MLDPLNASYPVLPLRDIVVFPHMIVPLFVGREKSVRALEEVMADDKQILLSSQIDPGEDDPQADGIFKAGVLANVLQLLKLPDGTVKVLVEGQARVRITEYLENDSFFEARAEYLTEMPGDAATTEALLRSVGDEFERYAKVKKNVPDEALTAVGETAEPARLADLVAGHLGIEVEQKQDLLETLSVSERLEKVYGLMQGEMSVLQVEKKIKTRVKTQMERTQREYYLNEQMKAIQQELGDGEDGKNEVAELEEKIAATKLSKEAREKADAEIKKLKNMSPMSAEATVVRNYLDWMLSIPWGVKSRVKKNLGKAQEVLDGDHYGLEKVKERIVEYLAVQQRSSKMKGPIMCLVGPPGVGKTSLGKSVAKATGREFIRISLGGVRDESEIRGHRRTYIGSMPGKIIQALKKAKTTNPLILLDEIDKMGQDFRGDPASAMLEVLDPEQNSTFVDHYLEVEYDLSNVMFLTTSNSYNMPGPLLDRMEIIPLSGYTEDEKLEIAKQHLVSKQIKNHGLKSKEFKIEDSALQGMIRYYTREAGVRNLEREIAKVTRKSLTKIVKKEAESVTVTGDNLDDFLGVRKHRYGLAEEENQIGVVTGLAYTSVGGELLHIEALRLPGKGRMKTTGKLGDVMKESIDAASSYVRSISPQIGVKPPSFDTLDIHVHVPDGATPKDGPSAGLAMVTSIVSVLTRIPVRKDIAMTGEVSLRGNAMPIGGLKEKLLAALRGGITTVLIPKENEKDLADIPDNVKQGLKIIPVEHVSEVLEHALVSKPEPIEWDQAAEDAAAAAALAARTAAGAAPTAH; encoded by the coding sequence ATGTTAGACCCATTGAACGCCTCTTATCCGGTGTTGCCACTGCGCGATATCGTGGTGTTTCCCCATATGATTGTGCCGCTCTTTGTCGGCCGTGAAAAATCCGTACGCGCCTTGGAAGAGGTGATGGCGGATGACAAGCAGATCCTGCTGTCCAGCCAGATCGACCCGGGCGAAGACGACCCGCAGGCCGATGGCATCTTTAAAGCGGGCGTGCTGGCCAATGTGCTGCAGCTGCTGAAACTGCCCGATGGCACGGTAAAAGTGCTGGTCGAAGGACAGGCGCGCGTGCGCATCACCGAATATCTTGAAAACGACAGCTTCTTTGAAGCGCGGGCAGAATATCTGACCGAAATGCCCGGCGACGCCGCCACAACCGAAGCGCTTTTGCGTTCTGTGGGCGACGAATTTGAACGCTATGCCAAGGTCAAGAAAAACGTACCCGACGAGGCGCTGACGGCCGTGGGCGAAACTGCCGAACCGGCACGTTTGGCCGATCTGGTCGCGGGGCATCTGGGTATCGAAGTCGAACAAAAGCAAGACCTGCTTGAGACCCTCAGTGTCTCCGAGCGGCTTGAGAAAGTTTACGGTCTGATGCAGGGCGAAATGTCCGTGTTGCAGGTCGAGAAAAAGATCAAGACGCGGGTAAAAACCCAGATGGAGCGGACGCAGCGCGAGTATTATCTGAACGAACAGATGAAAGCGATCCAGCAAGAGTTGGGCGACGGCGAGGACGGCAAGAACGAAGTTGCCGAACTTGAAGAGAAAATCGCCGCGACCAAGCTGAGCAAGGAAGCCCGCGAAAAAGCGGATGCTGAGATCAAAAAGCTCAAGAACATGAGCCCGATGTCTGCTGAAGCAACTGTGGTGCGCAATTATCTGGATTGGATGTTGTCGATCCCGTGGGGCGTAAAGTCGCGCGTGAAAAAGAATCTTGGCAAAGCCCAAGAGGTGCTGGACGGCGATCACTATGGCTTGGAAAAGGTCAAAGAGCGGATTGTCGAGTATCTTGCGGTGCAGCAGCGGTCCTCCAAGATGAAAGGCCCGATCATGTGCTTGGTCGGCCCTCCCGGTGTGGGTAAAACGTCGCTTGGGAAATCAGTGGCCAAGGCAACGGGACGCGAATTTATCCGCATCTCGCTGGGTGGGGTACGTGATGAATCCGAGATCCGCGGTCACCGCCGGACCTATATCGGGTCTATGCCCGGTAAGATCATTCAAGCGCTGAAAAAGGCGAAAACCACGAACCCGCTGATCCTGCTCGACGAGATCGACAAGATGGGTCAGGATTTCCGTGGGGATCCCGCATCTGCGATGCTCGAAGTGCTTGATCCGGAACAAAACTCCACCTTTGTGGATCACTATCTTGAGGTCGAATACGATCTTAGCAACGTGATGTTCCTGACCACGTCGAACAGCTATAACATGCCGGGGCCACTTTTGGACCGGATGGAGATTATTCCGCTGTCCGGCTACACCGAGGATGAAAAGCTGGAGATCGCGAAACAGCATCTGGTGTCCAAGCAGATCAAGAACCACGGCTTGAAGTCGAAAGAATTCAAGATCGAGGATTCTGCGTTGCAGGGCATGATCCGCTATTACACCCGCGAGGCCGGTGTGCGTAACCTTGAGCGCGAGATCGCCAAGGTCACCCGCAAATCGCTGACCAAGATCGTCAAGAAAGAGGCCGAAAGCGTCACAGTAACCGGCGACAACCTTGATGATTTTCTTGGGGTGCGCAAACACCGCTATGGGTTGGCCGAAGAGGAAAACCAGATCGGTGTTGTCACTGGTTTGGCCTACACGTCGGTCGGCGGCGAATTGCTGCACATCGAGGCGCTGCGCCTGCCGGGCAAGGGCCGAATGAAGACCACAGGTAAGCTGGGCGATGTGATGAAAGAAAGCATCGACGCCGCCTCTAGCTACGTGCGTTCTATATCGCCTCAGATCGGTGTGAAACCGCCAAGCTTTGACACGTTGGACATTCACGTTCACGTGCCTGATGGTGCCACGCCAAAGGACGGTCCGTCAGCCGGTCTGGCAATGGTGACGTCGATTGTTTCGGTGCTGACGCGCATCCCTGTGCGCAAGGACATCGCAATGACGGGCGAAGTGTCGCTGCGCGGCAATGCGATGCCGATTGGTGGTTTGAAAGAGAAACTGCTGGCAGCGTTGCGCGGTGGGATCACCACCGTTTTGATCCCGAAAGAGAACGAAAAGGATCTGGCGGATATCCCCGACAACGTGAAGCAGGGGCTCAAGATTATCCCGGTCGAGCATGTGTCGGAAGTGTTGGAACATGCGCTTGTGTCCAAGCCCGAACCCATCGAATGGGATCAGGCCGCGGAAGATGCGGCGGCAGCGGCAGCCCTTGCCGCGCGCACCGCAGCCGGCGCAGCGCCGACCGCGCATTAA
- a CDS encoding HU family DNA-binding protein encodes MSTASSKPAKPASAAKASKTPKAAAKTKAATAKPAVTEAAVPETSVAKPAASSGAPTSALDGSAPAPAKQAEPRVVDAPQPVIVGPMMRKKELIDTVVERSGMKKKDVKPVVEMMLSVLGEAIGDNRELNLPPMGRMKIRREKKLSNGRIVVAKIRQSTPPQQSTSQDATDQSDI; translated from the coding sequence GTGAGTACTGCATCGAGTAAACCAGCAAAGCCGGCCAGTGCCGCCAAAGCGTCGAAAACGCCAAAGGCCGCCGCCAAGACCAAGGCCGCAACAGCTAAACCCGCAGTAACCGAAGCCGCAGTTCCTGAAACCTCTGTTGCAAAACCTGCGGCATCTTCTGGCGCACCGACCTCTGCGCTGGACGGGTCCGCACCGGCCCCCGCAAAACAGGCAGAACCCCGTGTCGTGGATGCGCCACAGCCGGTGATTGTCGGGCCGATGATGCGCAAGAAAGAACTGATCGACACTGTTGTCGAACGCTCAGGTATGAAGAAGAAAGACGTCAAACCGGTCGTTGAAATGATGCTTAGCGTTCTGGGCGAAGCCATTGGTGATAATCGCGAATTGAACCTGCCGCCGATGGGGCGGATGAAAATCCGGCGCGAGAAAAAACTGTCGAACGGACGGATTGTCGTGGCCAAGATCCGCCAGTCGACTCCACCGCAACAATCCACCTCGCAAGACGCCACCGACCAATCCGACATTTAG
- a CDS encoding histidine phosphatase family protein, whose translation MANYPKIWFLRHGQTEWNKAYRLQGQLDSPLTEQGIADAHRQAAIIAPVLAQKPDIYVSPLGRTRQTAQIALAGAACSYDDRLMEIHAGDWQGRLREDILAESGDWAQQRPSALAIYEKAVGGEGLAAFLARIQSFLDDLTGPTVVVAHGLWGQVMRAQVRGLDMETAGHLSNDQGCVYVLENGYETLLDARQ comes from the coding sequence ATGGCAAATTACCCGAAAATCTGGTTTCTGCGGCACGGGCAAACGGAATGGAACAAGGCCTATCGCTTGCAGGGCCAGTTGGATTCGCCGCTTACCGAACAGGGCATTGCGGATGCCCACCGGCAGGCGGCTATAATCGCACCTGTGTTGGCGCAGAAACCTGATATTTACGTTTCACCGCTGGGGCGAACACGCCAGACGGCACAGATCGCTTTGGCGGGTGCCGCTTGCAGTTATGATGACCGGTTGATGGAAATTCACGCCGGCGATTGGCAAGGGCGGCTACGAGAAGACATCCTTGCGGAGAGTGGTGATTGGGCACAGCAGCGTCCCAGCGCTTTGGCAATCTACGAGAAAGCCGTCGGGGGCGAGGGGCTGGCTGCATTTCTGGCCCGTATCCAGTCTTTTCTGGATGACCTGACGGGGCCGACGGTCGTCGTGGCGCACGGGCTTTGGGGGCAGGTGATGCGGGCCCAGGTGCGCGGGCTGGATATGGAAACTGCCGGGCATCTATCCAACGATCAGGGTTGCGTTTATGTGCTTGAGAACGGGTACGAAACTTTGCTGGACGCTCGGCAATGA
- a CDS encoding histidine phosphatase family protein translates to MSAFPPLYILRHGETEWNAAGRLQGRFDSKLTELGRQQAQAQNRILRSQDLHRFAAISSPQGRAYETARIAVAGQLSPITTDPALSEIGLGAWAGRVRSEVMAESGARDGFDLYERAPEGEGFAALNARCLRFLKSLKQPSVLITHGITSRMLRLIITGRPLGALREIEGGQGVVFFLNDAEQKRLT, encoded by the coding sequence ATGAGCGCCTTTCCACCTTTATATATTCTGCGTCATGGGGAAACCGAGTGGAATGCGGCAGGGCGCTTGCAGGGACGGTTTGATTCTAAGCTGACCGAACTGGGCCGCCAACAAGCGCAGGCGCAGAACCGCATTCTGAGATCGCAGGATTTGCATCGCTTTGCTGCGATCAGCAGCCCGCAGGGCAGGGCTTATGAAACGGCTAGAATCGCGGTTGCGGGACAGCTTTCACCGATTACAACCGATCCCGCACTTAGCGAAATCGGTCTTGGTGCATGGGCCGGGCGGGTCCGAAGTGAGGTTATGGCCGAATCTGGTGCGCGTGACGGTTTCGACCTTTATGAACGCGCCCCCGAGGGAGAGGGATTCGCCGCGCTGAATGCCCGTTGCCTGCGATTCCTGAAAAGCCTTAAACAGCCGTCGGTTTTGATCACCCATGGCATCACATCGCGCATGTTGCGCCTGATTATAACGGGCAGACCCCTTGGTGCATTGCGTGAAATTGAAGGCGGGCAGGGCGTTGTTTTCTTTTTAAACGACGCAGAGCAAAAAAGGCTCACTTAG
- a CDS encoding DMT family transporter yields the protein MSISSISPTRLGIFCMLGGMFFISVNDMLVKSLSGGYPLHQLIMLRSVVAIGFTVALLMAEGGFKLLNTGRWVLHATRAVFILIANTALYAAIASLPLATATAIYFVAPLFVTLLSIPVLGEIVGPRRFAAIGVGFVGVMVMMAPQMMAGEGGYGWVVVLPVVAAAFYAGMSVLTRKLGQTSRASALALHMQLAFISVSAVVYLVAGDGRFVTPDSNPSVQFLLRAWVWPASADVLPILGLGVLSAIVGYLMTQAYRLSHASVVAPFEYILLIFSLFWGWTIFGEWPATTVLAGAAIVIASGVYIFLREGRIKVNRPA from the coding sequence ATGAGTATATCCTCCATCAGCCCGACCCGCCTTGGTATCTTTTGCATGTTAGGCGGGATGTTTTTCATTTCGGTTAACGATATGTTGGTGAAATCCCTTTCAGGGGGGTATCCGCTGCACCAGCTCATCATGCTGCGGTCGGTTGTGGCGATCGGTTTCACCGTGGCCTTGCTGATGGCGGAGGGCGGTTTTAAGCTTTTAAACACGGGGCGCTGGGTGCTGCATGCCACCCGCGCAGTGTTCATTCTGATTGCCAATACCGCGCTATATGCTGCAATCGCGTCGCTTCCACTGGCTACTGCTACGGCCATCTACTTTGTCGCGCCTCTGTTTGTGACGCTTCTGTCGATTCCGGTTTTGGGCGAAATCGTTGGACCGCGCAGGTTTGCGGCGATTGGCGTGGGGTTTGTCGGGGTCATGGTCATGATGGCCCCCCAAATGATGGCGGGCGAGGGGGGCTATGGCTGGGTTGTCGTTCTGCCGGTCGTCGCGGCCGCTTTCTATGCGGGGATGTCGGTGCTGACGCGTAAACTGGGGCAGACCAGCCGTGCATCGGCATTGGCGCTGCACATGCAGCTTGCATTCATCTCGGTCAGTGCTGTGGTCTATCTGGTCGCGGGTGACGGGCGTTTTGTGACGCCTGACAGCAACCCGTCGGTGCAGTTCCTGCTGCGCGCCTGGGTCTGGCCCGCAAGCGCCGATGTTCTGCCGATTCTCGGCCTTGGAGTGCTTTCTGCCATCGTTGGGTACCTGATGACACAGGCCTACAGGCTGAGCCACGCATCGGTGGTGGCCCCGTTCGAATATATTCTGCTGATTTTCTCTCTGTTCTGGGGCTGGACGATTTTTGGCGAATGGCCCGCAACGACAGTACTGGCAGGCGCTGCCATCGTCATTGCGTCGGGCGTCTATATCTTTCTGCGCGAGGGACGAATCAAGGTGAACCGCCCCGCCTGA